CTGCCCATATCCGGCTGCACCAGGCCATCGATCATGAAGGTGGGCGAGACATGGATGCCGTTCTGGCGGGCGTACTTGCAGTGCCATTTGATGGCGTGCTGCAGGTCGGGATTGGCGAAGGCTTCGGCCAGGGCCAGACCGCTGTAGCCTTCCAGGCGGGCGATGATGTCGTTGGGTGTGGCGTCGCGGTTGGGGCCGGTGGCGTGATCCTGGAATTCGAACTCTTCGCGGTGGGCGGCGACGGCGGCCAGTACTGCCTTGGCGCTCTCCTTGCCGCCTGCGAGGGTTTCCGCGGCCAGGACGCAACGCACCACCACGCCCGAGAACAGGTGCCAGGGCTGGGCTTGCAGGCGGATCTTCAGGGTGAGCCGGTCAGGGC
The window above is part of the Pseudomonas oryzihabitans genome. Proteins encoded here:
- a CDS encoding DsbA family protein codes for the protein MYTDTLSWGHGPRTFEVFLEPTCPFSVRAFNKLDDLLAQAGPDRLTLKIRLQAQPWHLFSGVVVRCVLAAETLAGGKESAKAVLAAVAAHREEFEFQDHATGPNRDATPNDIIARLEGYSGLALAEAFANPDLQHAIKWHCKYARQNGIHVSPTFMIDGLVQPDMGSGDAVADWIARLD